TTATTGATTGCCTAAACTAAATAGGATTTTCATTGATAACCTTGGGTGAATAACCAAGATTATCAAAGATAACCCCCAACTAAACGCACCCAAAGAGTTATGTCGACTTTAATGGGCATAGTATGTTTATGAGAAACTAATGAAGTCACAACAACAGAGTTTCCTAGGATTAACAATCAAATGACTCGGAGGACAAATATCCCTGGGATAGAACAGCTGTGTGCCAGAACTCGGATTTTTGTCATAACTATCATTAGTTGCTGACTAGCATCTGTTGTGTGGACTCAGTAGTTGAAACTAGATTATGTTGGTCAGCTATACTGCGTATGTTAcaagatacaaacctaaagcatACTATTCTCCGTTGCAAATCTGAATCTGGTCCACAATTCACTATGGAATCATCTACCAAGTGAGACAAATTTCTGTAAAAGAAATCAGGATATCGATTTTCCATAGAATGCCGATTTCATGCATGCATTGTCATCTTATACATGAAAAAAAACATTTTGAATCCTGAACTTTCCTGGTTACTAGACATCCGAACATAGGTCCATTAGTACAGGATCAACCTGTGGACTGTTAGTGTAAAGCTAACATCCTAACTACCAAAAATTTCAACTTCTGGATTCTTAATTGGTATAACATATTCAAAAAGAACAAATAAAGTCTCAAAGCAAGATTTCTAAGGATCTTTGGACAAGGAATGCGACGCCTACAAATGTGCAATTGACAAAAAAAGTACATAATTGATGGATAAATCATCAGAAACAAGATTAGCAATGTCTCAAGCAGTCAAAATGTGATGTTTAGTTAACAATTTTTCTCAGTAGCAATCAGACACTTACTGAAACAGAAATGTATTGACAATTGATATGATTTGCACGAATTTATTCTTCTATTTGCTATCGTAAAAGATCAGATATATGTTTCTTCTATTACATTTTTCTGCACTTGAAAGAAGTAGAAAAAACACTAAGATCGGACACGATTCTCTTCAACTGAAAAGGCAAAAGAAATACTAACCGATCTGTTATACGAGTCGGGTCACTTGAGCTCTTCGTCCTCAGCATCGCTCAGCAAATCATCAACCGAGGCCGAGTTCATCCTTGCTGATGCCTTTTTCACCCACTTCACTATCTTTTCCGTCTCCCGCGTCATCTTCTCCTGCTCCTTCAAAGCCTTCTTCAACTTTCGGTGTTCCTCCTTCAGCGACGGGATGCCTAGCTCGGATAGAATCTCGTCTCCCTTACTCTTCCTCTGGGCCCTCTTTGGTGAGAAACACAGACAACACCTCTGCCGCGGCGGCGAAGGCGAAGACTCCCCGGAGGAATCGGCCAAGAACGAGGGCGAGGAGCCAAAAGCCCAGTTCGATTTCAGTTCCTCCTTCTTAGTCCTAGTAATACATTCGTTCTCGGTAGGTAAAGCATCCTCTTCTCGAGGAATCGAACCATCTGGTTTCTGGGGGTTGACCGTGGGGGCGGGCAAGGTCCGGGCGCGATTCATTTTAGGGGGATCGGGGAAATTCTCCTTATCCTCCCCGTTCTCAGGAGGGAAACGAGGTGTAAGGGCGGTGGAAGGATCGGGGAGAGAATTAGGGAGGGACTTGAGCTTGCGGAAGCGCGATTCGAGATGGGAGGGGAGGAGGTTGGAGTCGGAGAGGTGGGCGGTGTTGAGAGCGGCGATCTGCTCGAGGGCGCAGAGATCGGAAGCCTCGGCGATGATGGCGTCGACGGCCGCGGCGTGGCCATCCTCGCCTATGCCGGAGAAGTGAGGAAAGGAGGAAGCCATGAGAGAGACGATGGGAGATATGCGACCGTTGTGGCTTGTGTGACTTTATTGCGTCCCCTAATAAAAATTTAAGGAATCATTTGTCgggatattttatatatatatatatatatataatattacacATTTACCTAATTTTACTAAAAAAGCTTAAAtattaacatatatattttttattttatagtaTATAACATTGATAAATCagttttttaccaaaaaaaaagaGACGGCCACTTTTTCTTATTTAGCTAAAGGatcattttaatttcaaaattaccaaaaaaaaaaaaaacactaaaaataatattatttccttccCACCCTTCTCCACAATCTCCTAAATCCTCTCTTTTACCTATTTCTAATAAATCCTTCTCGAAACTCATGATTGAACGTGATATAATTTTATATCAAGCACACAGTCCATATCAGGATCACTATGAATTTGATATTTTCTCACATTAGGCTCAGTGTAACCATGATATGATCCAATATTAGACCTAgtatgaattttatattttttcacaTTAGGTCTAGCTTAAGTTTGATATTTTTTCATATTAGGTATATGAGGAGATG
This Zingiber officinale cultivar Zhangliang unplaced genomic scaffold, Zo_v1.1 ctg27, whole genome shotgun sequence DNA region includes the following protein-coding sequences:
- the LOC122037347 gene encoding uncharacterized protein LOC122037347, which codes for MASSFPHFSGIGEDGHAAAVDAIIAEASDLCALEQIAALNTAHLSDSNLLPSHLESRFRKLKSLPNSLPDPSTALTPRFPPENGEDKENFPDPPKMNRARTLPAPTVNPQKPDGSIPREEDALPTENECITRTKKEELKSNWAFGSSPSFLADSSGESSPSPPRQRCCLCFSPKRAQRKSKGDEILSELGIPSLKEEHRKLKKALKEQEKMTRETEKIVKWVKKASARMNSASVDDLLSDAEDEELK